From one Geoalkalibacter halelectricus genomic stretch:
- a CDS encoding chemotaxis protein CheW, translating to MSEDVCNETNQYLTFKLDEEIFALGIAKVREVLDFTAITKVPKTPDFMRGVINVRGGVVPVIDLRVKFGMAPTPQTVNTCIIIVEIAMEGETTILGVLADQVEEVLDLDPAQIEPAPRIGTRLRTEFIKGMGKRDEQFIIILDIDRVFSGEELAKVSGGEELAQGVG from the coding sequence TTGAGCGAGGACGTCTGCAACGAAACCAATCAGTATCTGACCTTCAAGCTGGACGAGGAAATTTTCGCCCTGGGCATCGCCAAGGTGCGCGAGGTGCTCGACTTCACCGCCATCACCAAGGTGCCCAAAACGCCTGATTTCATGCGCGGGGTGATCAACGTGCGCGGCGGAGTGGTGCCGGTCATCGATTTGCGCGTCAAGTTCGGCATGGCGCCCACGCCGCAGACGGTCAACACCTGCATCATCATCGTCGAGATCGCCATGGAGGGTGAAACCACCATACTCGGGGTGCTCGCCGATCAGGTCGAGGAGGTGCTCGATCTCGATCCCGCCCAGATCGAACCGGCGCCGCGCATCGGCACGCGCCTACGCACCGAGTTCATCAAGGGCATGGGCAAGCGCGACGAGCAGTTCATCATCATTCTCGATATCGACCGGGTGTTCAGCGGTGAGGAGTTGGCGAAGGTGAGCGGCGGAGAAGAATTGGCGCAAGGGGTGGGGTAG
- a CDS encoding chemotaxis protein CheA: MSERPNDAFREEAYELLIELETSLLELEDNPRDMDVVGRVFRAMHTIKGSGAMFGFDEISAFTHEIETVFDLVRNGDIPVTKEMVDQCLLARDQIKAMLDEAGGGPVVDRSQTAQLAAAFRAFLPETETEQSSLPAVAQNQAEQGETRTWRIRFRPAPDIFANGTNPLSLLRELCELGEARVVAQTDLIPTIDDLNPEACYLYWDIILTTRADRNAIADVFIFVEDDCELSITAIDEGGCLDDGESRKRLGEILVERGDLKEDDLERVLAARKRLGEVLVDDGLVKPGAVAAALAEQQALEKQRGNRPPADAASSLRVPAERLDKLVDLVGELVTVQSRLSQTAAGREDATLTAVSEEVERLVEELRDLTLNIRMLPIGTTFSKFKRLVRDLARDLGKEIELETSGADTELDKTVIERLNDPLVHIIRNSIDHGIEMPDLRQVAGKPRQGTIHLAAMHSGDSVVIEIRDDGKGLDRDAIRAKAIAKGLMGENDELPDNELFQFIFGAGFSTAQSVTNVSGRGVGMDVVRRAIEALRGAIDIRSDKGRGTTIRVRIPLTLAIIESLLVGIGKDRFVLPLSLVEECIELTEKDVAAAHGRNLVRVRDQLVPYLPLRRWFDIQGERPAIEQVVITTLEGRRVGFVVDQVIGEHQTVIKSLGRMYRDAEGISGATILGDGSVALILDVPQLVQGAEQEEKSATQGL; the protein is encoded by the coding sequence ATGAGTGAACGACCCAACGACGCCTTTCGTGAAGAAGCCTATGAGTTGCTCATCGAGCTGGAAACCTCTCTGCTCGAGCTTGAGGACAATCCCCGCGACATGGATGTCGTCGGGCGCGTGTTTCGCGCCATGCACACCATCAAAGGCTCGGGTGCCATGTTCGGCTTCGACGAGATTTCCGCCTTCACCCATGAGATCGAGACGGTTTTCGACCTGGTGCGCAACGGCGATATTCCCGTGACCAAGGAAATGGTCGACCAGTGCCTGTTGGCCCGCGACCAGATCAAGGCCATGCTCGACGAGGCGGGCGGCGGCCCGGTGGTCGACCGCTCCCAGACCGCCCAATTGGCAGCGGCTTTTCGTGCGTTTCTGCCCGAGACCGAAACCGAACAGTCGTCTCTACCCGCAGTAGCGCAGAACCAGGCCGAACAAGGCGAAACCCGCACCTGGCGCATCCGCTTTCGCCCCGCGCCGGATATCTTCGCCAACGGCACCAATCCCCTCTCCCTGCTGCGCGAACTCTGCGAACTGGGCGAGGCGCGGGTGGTGGCCCAGACCGATCTCATTCCGACCATCGACGACCTCAATCCCGAGGCCTGCTACCTGTACTGGGACATCATCCTGACGACCAGGGCCGATCGCAACGCCATCGCCGACGTCTTCATCTTTGTCGAGGATGACTGCGAACTCAGCATCACGGCCATCGACGAAGGCGGGTGCCTGGATGACGGCGAGAGCCGCAAGCGGCTCGGCGAAATTCTCGTCGAGCGCGGCGATCTCAAGGAAGATGACCTTGAACGGGTGCTCGCCGCGCGCAAGCGCCTGGGCGAAGTGCTGGTGGACGACGGCCTGGTCAAGCCCGGCGCGGTGGCGGCGGCCCTGGCCGAGCAGCAGGCGCTGGAAAAACAGCGCGGCAATCGTCCCCCGGCCGATGCGGCATCGAGCCTGAGGGTGCCCGCCGAGCGTCTCGACAAGCTGGTCGATCTGGTCGGCGAGTTGGTCACCGTGCAGTCGCGCCTGTCGCAGACCGCCGCCGGTCGCGAGGACGCAACCCTCACCGCCGTTTCCGAAGAGGTCGAGCGGCTGGTGGAAGAGCTGCGCGATCTGACCCTCAATATCCGTATGCTGCCCATCGGCACCACCTTCAGCAAGTTCAAGCGTCTGGTGCGCGACCTCGCGCGCGATCTCGGCAAGGAGATCGAGCTGGAAACCTCGGGCGCCGACACCGAGCTGGACAAAACCGTCATCGAGCGTCTCAACGATCCCCTGGTGCACATCATCCGCAACAGCATCGACCACGGCATCGAGATGCCCGACCTTCGCCAGGTGGCGGGCAAGCCGCGTCAGGGCACCATCCATCTGGCCGCCATGCATTCGGGCGACAGTGTGGTCATCGAGATCCGCGACGACGGCAAGGGCCTCGACCGCGACGCCATCCGCGCCAAGGCCATCGCCAAGGGCCTCATGGGTGAAAATGACGAGCTGCCAGACAACGAGCTGTTTCAGTTCATCTTCGGCGCCGGATTTTCCACCGCCCAGAGCGTGACCAATGTTTCGGGGCGCGGCGTGGGCATGGACGTAGTGCGCCGCGCCATCGAGGCGCTGCGCGGCGCCATCGACATCCGCAGCGACAAGGGTCGCGGCACCACCATCCGCGTGCGCATCCCCCTGACCCTGGCCATCATCGAGAGCCTGCTGGTGGGCATCGGCAAGGATCGTTTCGTGCTGCCCCTGTCCCTGGTCGAGGAATGCATCGAACTCACCGAGAAGGATGTGGCCGCCGCCCACGGGCGCAACCTGGTGCGGGTGCGCGATCAACTGGTGCCCTATCTGCCCCTGCGCCGCTGGTTCGACATTCAGGGCGAGCGTCCCGCCATCGAGCAGGTGGTCATCACCACCCTCGAAGGTCGCCGCGTGGGTTTCGTGGTCGATCAGGTCATCGGCGAGCACCAGACGGTGATTAAATCCCTGGGACGCATGTACCGCGACGCGGAGGGCATCTCCGGCGCCACCATCCTCGGCGACGGCAGCGTGGCGTTGATTCTCGACGTACCCCAACTGGTGCAGGGAGCGGAACAGGAAGAGAAGTCGGCGACGCAGGGTTTGTAA
- a CDS encoding protein-glutamate methylesterase/protein-glutamine glutaminase: MKDGRSDKIKVMIVDDSAVVRQTLADILSSDPQIEVIATASDPFVAAERLKKDIPDVITLDVEMPRMDGLTFLQKIMSQHPIPVVMCSSLTERGSQTALKALEYGAVDIITKPRLGTRQFLAEARVRICDAVKAAAGARLVKLSPRTLEASPKLTADAVLPSVSSKAMIATTEKVVVVGASTGGTEALRVFLEALPMDMPGIVVVQHMPEHFTATFAQRLDSLCRVSVKEAEDNDTVLRGRVLIAPGNRHCLLKRSGARYYVEIKDGPLVSRHRPSVDVLFRSTARYAGANAVGVIMTGMGDDGARGMREMKEAGARTIAQDETSCVVFGMPNEAIKRGGVDKVLPLEKIAAEVVRMV, from the coding sequence ATGAAGGACGGGCGATCCGACAAAATCAAAGTCATGATCGTCGATGATTCGGCGGTGGTGCGTCAGACTCTGGCGGACATTCTCAGCTCCGATCCGCAGATCGAGGTGATCGCGACGGCCTCCGATCCTTTTGTCGCCGCCGAGCGCCTGAAAAAGGACATTCCCGACGTCATCACCCTGGACGTCGAGATGCCGCGCATGGACGGGCTCACCTTTCTGCAAAAGATCATGAGTCAGCATCCCATCCCGGTGGTGATGTGCTCGAGCCTCACCGAGCGTGGCTCGCAAACCGCCCTCAAAGCCCTGGAATACGGCGCCGTCGATATCATCACCAAGCCGCGCCTAGGCACCCGTCAGTTTCTCGCCGAGGCCCGGGTGCGCATCTGCGACGCGGTCAAGGCGGCCGCCGGCGCGCGCCTGGTCAAGCTCTCGCCGCGCACCCTGGAAGCGTCCCCCAAACTCACTGCCGACGCGGTGCTGCCCAGCGTCAGTTCCAAAGCCATGATCGCCACCACCGAAAAGGTCGTGGTGGTGGGGGCCTCGACGGGCGGCACCGAGGCTCTGCGGGTGTTTCTCGAAGCCCTGCCCATGGATATGCCCGGCATCGTCGTGGTGCAGCACATGCCCGAGCATTTCACCGCCACCTTCGCCCAGCGCCTCGACAGCCTGTGCCGGGTGTCGGTGAAGGAAGCCGAGGACAACGACACGGTGTTGCGCGGCCGCGTGCTCATCGCCCCGGGCAACCGCCACTGCCTGCTCAAGCGCAGCGGCGCGCGCTATTACGTGGAGATCAAGGATGGGCCCCTGGTGTCGCGCCACCGGCCTTCGGTGGATGTGCTGTTCCGCTCCACGGCCCGCTATGCGGGGGCCAACGCCGTGGGAGTCATCATGACGGGCATGGGGGATGACGGCGCGCGCGGCATGCGCGAGATGAAGGAGGCCGGTGCGCGTACCATCGCCCAGGACGAGACGAGCTGCGTGGTGTTCGGCATGCCCAACGAGGCTATCAAGCGTGGAGGGGTGGATAAGGTTCTGCCGTTGGAAAAAATCGCGGCGGAGGTGGTGCGGATGGTTTAA
- a CDS encoding response regulator — protein MSKQILAVDDSRSILQMVSFTLKGAGYQVTEAADGQAAYDLAGSGNFNLIITDLNMPRMDGITLTQKLRAHPKYKFTPILMLTTEAGDAFKTRGKAAGATGWLVKPFDPQKLIGVVKKVLG, from the coding sequence ATGAGCAAACAAATTCTCGCCGTCGATGACTCCCGTTCGATCCTGCAGATGGTGTCATTCACCCTCAAAGGCGCGGGTTACCAGGTGACCGAGGCCGCCGACGGCCAGGCGGCTTATGATCTGGCGGGCAGCGGCAATTTCAACCTGATCATCACCGACCTCAACATGCCGCGCATGGACGGCATCACCCTGACGCAGAAGCTGCGCGCCCATCCCAAATACAAATTCACCCCCATTCTGATGCTCACCACCGAGGCCGGCGACGCCTTCAAGACTCGCGGCAAGGCGGCGGGCGCCACCGGCTGGCTGGTCAAGCCCTTCGACCCGCAGAAGCTGATCGGCGTGGTGAAAAAGGTTCTCGGATAG
- a CDS encoding methyl-accepting chemotaxis protein, whose product MRRLFRQWDGVLLAAAAAGLGTLAVAAGLLLGGAGLLSLAAVAATTLLWAGLLGGAVYSRRRRAQQQWWQTNQDLADLTNRTKSLFEFLARQFNGQFSNIKTENDQVRTLLADAIDKLINSFTGLEQQTRRQQELALGLAGKGGGTQGGLSFETFLKEIDEVLATFTDAIGRNSEMARGMVQSMGETSRQFQTVLGLLGEVKKIADQTNLLAINAAVEAARAGQAGKGFAVVAEEVRNLSIRSNRFSDQIGTSVEGISQALADAEKIVNQMASQDQVVTGGARRRVDALMEKTREFNTSVEASGREISDSSERVAGEVRHAVTSLQFQDMATQVLGTVNNRVENLESLLEGLAVLSLEEHRGAGQDLSEECRNRLEDFKQAIEEAGRLLEKASHNPVSQKSMDEGDIELF is encoded by the coding sequence ATGAGAAGATTGTTTCGACAGTGGGATGGCGTCCTGCTCGCCGCGGCAGCGGCGGGCCTTGGCACATTGGCGGTCGCCGCGGGCCTGCTGCTCGGCGGAGCGGGGCTCTTGAGCCTGGCCGCGGTTGCGGCGACGACTCTGCTCTGGGCGGGTCTGCTTGGCGGCGCGGTGTATAGCCGGCGGCGTCGCGCACAGCAGCAATGGTGGCAGACCAACCAGGACCTGGCCGATCTGACCAACCGTACCAAATCCTTGTTCGAGTTTCTGGCCCGCCAATTCAACGGCCAATTTTCCAACATCAAAACCGAAAACGATCAGGTACGCACCCTGCTCGCCGACGCCATCGACAAGCTCATCAACAGCTTCACCGGGCTTGAGCAGCAGACCCGCCGCCAGCAGGAGCTGGCCCTGGGATTGGCGGGCAAGGGCGGCGGCACCCAGGGTGGTCTGAGTTTCGAGACCTTTCTCAAGGAAATCGACGAAGTGCTCGCGACCTTTACCGACGCCATCGGCCGTAACAGCGAAATGGCGCGCGGCATGGTCCAGTCCATGGGCGAGACCAGCCGCCAGTTCCAAACCGTGTTGGGGCTGCTCGGCGAAGTCAAGAAAATCGCAGACCAGACCAATTTGCTCGCTATCAACGCCGCCGTGGAAGCGGCGCGGGCCGGCCAGGCCGGCAAGGGCTTCGCCGTGGTGGCCGAGGAAGTGCGCAACCTCTCCATCCGCTCCAACCGTTTCAGCGACCAGATCGGCACCTCGGTGGAAGGCATCTCCCAGGCCCTTGCCGACGCGGAGAAAATCGTCAATCAGATGGCCTCCCAGGATCAGGTCGTGACCGGCGGCGCTCGGCGGCGGGTGGATGCCCTCATGGAGAAAACGCGCGAATTCAACACCAGCGTCGAGGCGTCGGGGCGCGAAATCAGCGATTCCTCGGAGCGCGTCGCCGGTGAGGTGCGCCACGCCGTGACCTCCCTGCAGTTTCAGGATATGGCCACCCAGGTGCTGGGTACGGTGAACAATCGGGTGGAGAATCTCGAAAGTCTGCTGGAGGGGTTGGCGGTTCTTTCGTTGGAAGAGCACCGTGGGGCGGGGCAGGATCTCAGCGAAGAGTGTCGCAACCGCCTGGAAGACTTCAAGCAGGCCATTGAGGAGGCCGGCCGCCTGCTGGAAAAGGCCAGCCATAACCCCGTGTCGCAAAAAAGCATGGATGAAGGCGACATCGAACTGTTTTAG
- a CDS encoding methyl-accepting chemotaxis protein, translating to MKNLKLGVKLTCGFVLVALITLAVGIIGWRGVDNLDRHLTEVGEVRMPSVQSLLDLDAASGDIMMAQRSLLNPRMPMEDRARQYQNIERAFQRIQAAVDVYAPLPQTAEEEAIWRQFVPVWEDFRRQNDEFMRMSRELEGTGVLNPVLLRAELQQFRADHHELMGRVMTMIRTGQPFRGGDDHTACNFGRWLSTFQTDNAQIREILAGVNDNHGPFHQGIARAQQRVLAGDQRGAEEILTATIIPGAQGTFERFDRMLAEAARAEALYAAMEAQAMGASRARYDEAMDLLARIIHINEEVAAEAVVVAHQEAARAEALAAGGAAVGVVLALALGFFLTRIITRPIIQGVAFAQTVAEGDLSKQLDIDQKDEIGQLASALNGMVEKLRDVVSDVRGSADNVASGSQQLSASSEEMSQGATEQAAAAEEASSSMEQMAANIRQNADNAMQTEKIAAKSAQDAREGGDAVGKTVAAMKQIADKISIVEEIARQTNLLALNAAIEAARAGEHGKGFAVVAAEVRKLAERSQTAAAEISELSGSSVEIAEAAGKMLAQMVPDIQKTAELVQEIAAASKEQDAGAEQVNKAIQQLDQVIQQNASASEEMASTSEELSSQAEQLQQAIAFFKVDGGAHATVRAGKPQPRPPAPKAITHAAPVKKAAPKPAKDAAWGKSGVALDMGAKNDKLDEEFERY from the coding sequence ATGAAGAATCTCAAACTGGGAGTCAAGTTAACCTGCGGATTTGTCTTAGTTGCATTGATCACCCTGGCCGTGGGGATCATCGGCTGGCGCGGGGTGGACAACCTCGATCGCCATCTGACCGAGGTCGGCGAGGTGCGCATGCCCAGCGTCCAGAGCCTGCTCGATTTGGACGCTGCCTCGGGCGACATCATGATGGCCCAGCGCTCGCTGCTCAACCCGCGCATGCCCATGGAGGATCGCGCCCGTCAGTATCAGAACATCGAGCGTGCCTTTCAACGTATCCAAGCGGCCGTCGATGTTTATGCGCCCTTGCCGCAAACTGCCGAGGAGGAAGCCATCTGGCGTCAGTTCGTGCCGGTCTGGGAGGATTTCCGCCGCCAGAATGATGAATTCATGCGCATGTCGCGTGAACTCGAAGGCACGGGCGTCCTCAACCCTGTGCTGTTGCGCGCCGAGTTGCAGCAGTTCCGCGCCGATCATCATGAACTCATGGGGCGGGTGATGACCATGATCCGCACTGGTCAGCCGTTTCGCGGCGGCGATGACCATACCGCATGCAATTTTGGACGTTGGTTGAGCACCTTTCAGACCGACAATGCGCAGATTCGCGAAATCCTCGCCGGGGTCAACGACAATCACGGGCCCTTTCACCAGGGCATCGCCCGCGCTCAGCAACGCGTTCTTGCCGGTGACCAGCGCGGCGCGGAGGAAATTCTGACCGCGACGATCATTCCCGGTGCCCAAGGTACCTTTGAACGCTTCGATCGCATGCTGGCCGAGGCCGCGCGTGCGGAGGCTCTCTATGCCGCCATGGAGGCCCAGGCCATGGGTGCCTCGCGGGCACGCTACGATGAAGCCATGGATCTTTTGGCCAGAATCATTCACATCAACGAAGAAGTGGCGGCTGAGGCGGTGGTCGTTGCCCACCAGGAAGCCGCGCGGGCTGAGGCACTGGCGGCCGGTGGAGCGGCCGTCGGTGTCGTGCTGGCCTTGGCTCTCGGGTTTTTCCTCACCCGCATCATCACCCGCCCCATCATCCAGGGCGTGGCCTTCGCGCAAACCGTTGCCGAGGGGGATTTGAGCAAGCAGCTCGACATCGACCAAAAAGACGAGATCGGCCAGTTGGCTTCGGCCTTGAACGGCATGGTGGAAAAGCTGCGCGACGTGGTGTCCGACGTGCGTGGGTCGGCGGACAATGTGGCCTCGGGCTCCCAACAGCTCTCGGCGAGCAGCGAGGAGATGAGCCAGGGTGCCACCGAGCAGGCCGCGGCCGCCGAGGAGGCCTCAAGCTCCATGGAGCAGATGGCGGCCAACATCCGCCAGAACGCCGACAACGCCATGCAGACGGAAAAAATCGCCGCCAAGAGCGCCCAGGACGCCCGCGAGGGCGGGGACGCCGTGGGTAAGACCGTGGCGGCCATGAAGCAGATCGCCGACAAGATTTCCATCGTCGAGGAGATCGCCCGCCAGACCAACCTGCTGGCCTTGAACGCCGCCATCGAAGCGGCGCGCGCCGGCGAGCACGGCAAGGGCTTCGCGGTGGTGGCCGCCGAGGTGCGCAAACTGGCCGAACGCAGCCAGACGGCGGCGGCCGAGATCAGCGAGCTGTCGGGATCGAGCGTTGAAATCGCCGAAGCCGCGGGCAAGATGCTCGCGCAGATGGTGCCCGACATCCAGAAAACCGCCGAGCTGGTGCAGGAGATCGCCGCCGCGAGCAAGGAGCAGGACGCCGGTGCCGAGCAGGTCAACAAGGCCATCCAGCAGCTCGATCAGGTGATCCAGCAGAACGCCTCGGCCTCCGAGGAGATGGCGAGTACCTCGGAAGAACTCTCCAGCCAGGCCGAGCAACTCCAACAGGCCATCGCCTTCTTCAAGGTCGACGGCGGCGCCCACGCCACGGTGCGCGCTGGCAAGCCCCAGCCCCGCCCCCCGGCGCCCAAGGCCATCACCCACGCCGCGCCGGTGAAAAAAGCCGCGCCCAAACCGGCCAAGGACGCCGCTTGGGGCAAGAGCGGCGTGGCCCTGGACATGGGCGCCAAGAACGACAAGCTCGATGAGGAATTCGAGCGTTATTGA
- a CDS encoding CheR family methyltransferase, with protein MALTDQDFKKLCAFIYEHVGIKMSDVKRTMLEGRLQKRLRVLGLADHRAYCEFLFSAAGQEQELVHMIDVVTTNKTDFFREPAHFNFLAREVLPQLAAQYGRGNGRKIRFWSAGCSTGEEPYTLAMVLREFQEERAQERVDFDIFASDISTRVLEHARRAVYSEERIGPVPPLLRKKYLLRSRDPKSGLVRMGPALRAMLRFGRINFMDEDFGLQERFQVVFCRNVIIYFDKPTQERLMHKFCRHLDRGGYLFLGHSESLHGFDVPLTQVAPTVYRRQ; from the coding sequence ATGGCCCTAACCGATCAGGATTTTAAAAAACTCTGCGCCTTCATCTACGAGCATGTCGGCATCAAGATGTCCGACGTCAAGCGCACCATGCTCGAAGGCCGCTTGCAGAAACGTCTGCGCGTCCTGGGGTTGGCCGACCATCGCGCCTATTGCGAATTTCTTTTCAGCGCGGCGGGGCAGGAGCAGGAGTTGGTGCACATGATCGATGTGGTCACCACCAACAAGACCGATTTTTTCCGCGAGCCGGCGCATTTCAATTTTCTGGCCCGCGAAGTGCTACCGCAACTCGCGGCGCAGTACGGCAGGGGCAACGGTCGTAAAATCAGGTTCTGGAGCGCCGGTTGCTCGACGGGCGAGGAGCCCTACACCCTGGCCATGGTGCTGCGCGAATTTCAGGAGGAGCGGGCGCAAGAGCGCGTCGACTTCGACATCTTCGCCAGCGACATTTCCACCCGGGTGCTCGAGCATGCGCGGCGCGCGGTGTACAGCGAGGAGCGCATCGGACCCGTTCCGCCCCTGTTGCGCAAGAAATATCTGCTGCGCAGCCGCGACCCCAAGTCCGGCCTGGTGCGCATGGGTCCGGCGCTGCGCGCCATGCTGCGGTTCGGGCGCATCAACTTCATGGATGAGGATTTCGGTCTTCAGGAGCGTTTTCAGGTGGTGTTCTGTCGCAACGTCATCATCTATTTCGACAAGCCGACCCAGGAGCGCCTCATGCACAAGTTCTGCCGCCATCTTGACCGGGGTGGATATCTGTTTCTCGGCCATTCCGAGTCCTTGCATGGTTTTGACGTACCGCTGACGCAGGTCGCGCCGACGGTTTATCGGAGGCAATGA
- a CDS encoding STAS domain-containing protein, translating into MSEFLLTEETGTDGRPLGRLALGTALTVAEAAPLRLALMKALDSCEELVLEAGGVEDVDVAGLQALCAVHRAGVAGVRKIRLTGLDAGPWPEMLRVSGFLRHEACPASNDRKNCLWL; encoded by the coding sequence ATGAGCGAATTCCTCTTGACTGAAGAAACCGGGACCGACGGGCGGCCATTGGGCCGTCTGGCCCTGGGCACCGCCCTGACCGTGGCCGAAGCCGCACCCTTGCGCCTGGCGCTGATGAAGGCTCTCGACTCCTGCGAGGAGTTGGTGCTTGAGGCAGGTGGGGTCGAGGATGTCGATGTGGCTGGTCTGCAGGCCCTGTGTGCCGTGCATCGCGCCGGCGTCGCCGGAGTGCGCAAAATTCGCCTTACTGGGCTCGACGCCGGCCCTTGGCCGGAGATGCTGCGCGTTTCCGGTTTTTTGCGCCATGAAGCCTGTCCAGCGTCCAATGACCGCAAGAACTGTCTCTGGCTGTGA
- a CDS encoding response regulator codes for MRILIVEDDFTSRRLMQKLLEPVGECEQAVNGREALDAFEAAHREGRPYRLICLDIMMPEMDGQDVLKVMRRREAELGVAPRDEARIIMTTALDQPRDVVEAFYRGGCTDYLVKPIDKKILLNKLRECKVLGA; via the coding sequence ATGCGCATACTCATTGTCGAGGATGATTTCACCAGCCGCCGCCTGATGCAGAAACTGCTTGAACCCGTGGGAGAGTGCGAGCAGGCGGTCAACGGCCGCGAGGCCTTGGATGCCTTCGAGGCGGCGCACCGCGAGGGTCGCCCCTATCGCCTGATCTGTCTGGACATCATGATGCCCGAGATGGACGGCCAGGACGTTCTCAAGGTGATGCGCCGCCGCGAGGCCGAACTGGGCGTCGCCCCGCGCGACGAGGCGCGCATCATCATGACCACCGCCCTGGACCAGCCGCGCGACGTGGTCGAGGCTTTCTATCGCGGCGGCTGCACGGATTATCTGGTCAAACCCATCGACAAGAAGATTCTGCTGAACAAATTGCGCGAGTGCAAAGTGTTAGGTGCGTGA
- a CDS encoding response regulator — MVSAPPSASCLSGCKSYLPDLSGRRVLVVADDEESRELLEEMILLWGGEFLGVQNGAEALQQARLALAEGRRFDLIIIDLNRTCARGAAAARTLAGETALSATPILFLNGEPCPPPESAALPGAFCVEKPLRLVDLQDAVSKVLCGRVFNFPRRTKAWLTTGKTPISQRILLVEDSPVNQKLMQTLLGKRGHQLATAENGREALELLAGGTFDLILVDMQMPVMDGIELTQIIRRGDGGLCDPNIPIIGTTAHAYEEEREQFRAAGLDHCLAKPFKIQELLALVERYARQEITDDQ; from the coding sequence ATGGTGAGCGCTCCCCCATCCGCAAGTTGCCTGTCCGGCTGCAAGAGCTATCTGCCCGATCTGAGTGGTCGACGGGTGCTGGTGGTCGCCGACGATGAAGAAAGCCGCGAACTGCTCGAGGAGATGATTCTGCTGTGGGGGGGGGAATTCCTTGGCGTGCAGAACGGCGCGGAAGCCTTGCAGCAAGCGCGACTGGCCTTGGCCGAGGGGCGCCGCTTTGATCTGATCATCATCGATCTCAACCGGACCTGCGCGCGCGGCGCGGCGGCGGCGCGCACCCTGGCGGGTGAAACCGCTTTGAGCGCCACCCCCATTTTGTTTCTCAACGGTGAGCCTTGCCCACCCCCTGAGTCCGCGGCGCTGCCCGGCGCCTTCTGCGTGGAAAAGCCCCTGCGCCTAGTTGATCTTCAGGATGCCGTAAGCAAGGTTCTGTGCGGGCGGGTGTTCAATTTTCCGCGCCGCACCAAGGCCTGGCTGACCACGGGCAAGACCCCGATCTCGCAGCGTATCCTGCTGGTGGAGGACAGCCCGGTCAATCAAAAGCTCATGCAGACCCTGCTGGGCAAGCGCGGCCACCAGCTGGCCACCGCGGAAAACGGCCGCGAGGCCCTGGAACTTCTGGCCGGCGGCACTTTCGATTTGATTCTCGTGGACATGCAGATGCCGGTCATGGACGGCATAGAGCTGACTCAAATCATTCGCCGGGGCGATGGGGGACTCTGCGATCCCAACATCCCCATCATCGGCACGACGGCCCACGCCTACGAAGAAGAGCGAGAACAATTTCGCGCCGCCGGCCTCGATCACTGCCTTGCCAAGCCCTTCAAAATCCAGGAACTCCTGGCCCTCGTCGAGCGTTACGCCAGGCAGGAGATCACGGACGACCAATGA